The following coding sequences are from one Rattus rattus isolate New Zealand chromosome 11, Rrattus_CSIRO_v1, whole genome shotgun sequence window:
- the Nf2 gene encoding merlin isoform X1: protein MAGAIASRMSFSSLKRKQPKTFTVRIVTMDAEMEFNCEMKWKGKDLFDLVCRTLGLRETWFFGLQYTIKDTVAWLKMDKKVLDHDVSKEEPVTFHFLAKFYPENAEEELVQEITQHLFFLQVKKQILDEKVYCPPEASVLLASYAVQAKYGDYDPSVHKRGFLAQEELLPKRVINLYQMTPEMWEERITAWYAEHRGRARDEAEMEYLKIAQDLEMYGVNYFTIRNKKGTELLLGVDALGLHIYDPENRLTPKISFPWNEIRNISYSDKEFTIKPLDKKIDVFKFNSSKLRVNKLILQLCIGNHDLFMRRRKADSLEVQQMKAQAREEKARKQMERQRLAREKQMREEAERTRDELERRLLQMKEEATMANEALMRSEETADLLAEKAQITEEEAKLLAQKAAEAEQEMQRIKATAIRTEEEKRLMEQKVLEAEVLALKMAEESERRAKEADQLKQDLQEAREAERRAKQKLLEIATKPTYPPMNPIPAPLPPDIPSFDIIGDSLSFDFKDTDMKRLSMEIEKEKVEYMEKSKHLQEQLNELKTEIEALKLKERETALDILHSEHSDRGGTSSKHNTIKKPQAQGRRPICI from the exons ATGAAGTGGAAAGGGAAGGACCTGTTTGATTTGGTGTGCCGGACGCTGGGGCTTCGGGAGACCTGGTTCTTTGGACTGCAGTATACAATCAAGGACACGGTGGCCTGGCTCAAAATGGACAAGAAG GTGTTGGATCACGATGTTTCGAAGGAAGAACCAGTTACCTTTCATTTCCTGGCCAAATTTTATCCTGAAAATGCTGAGGAGGAGCTAGTCCAGGAGATCACGCAGCACTTATTTTTCTTACAG GTGAAGAAGCAGATTTTGGATGAAAAGGTCTATTGCCCTCCCGAGGCGTCCGTGCTCTTGGCGTCATATGCTGTCCAGGCCAAG tATGGCGACTATGACCCCTCTGTGCACAAGCGAGGATTTTTAGCCCAAGAGGAATTGCTTCCGAAAAGG GTGATAAATCTCTATCAGATGACTCCGGAAATGTGGGAGGAGAGAATTACTGCTTGGTATGCGGAGCACCGGGGCAGAGCCAG GGATGAAGCTGAAATGGAGTATTTGAAGATAGCTCAGGACCTGGAGATGTATGGCGTGAACTACTTTACAATCCGG AATAAAAAGGGCACAGAGTTGCTGCTTGGAGTGGATGCTCTGGGCCTTCACATCTACGACCCTGAGAACAGGCTGACCCCCAAGATCTCCTTCCCGTGGAATGAAATCCGAAACATCTCCTACAGCGACAAGGAG tttactATTAAACCACTGGATAAGAAAATTGATGTCTTTAAATTTAACTCCTCAAAGCTTCGTGTTAATAAGCTG ATTCTTCAGCTGTGTATTGGGAACCATGACCTATTTATGAGGAGAAGGAAAGCTGACTCTTTAGAAGTTCAGCAGATGAAAGCCCAGGCCAGGGAAGAGAAGGCGAGAAAACAG ATGGAGCGGCAGCGGCTGGCTCGAGAGAAGCAGATGCGGGAGGAGGCCGAGCGCACGAGAGATGAGTTAGAGAGGAGGCTCCTGCAGATGAAAGAGGAAGCAACGATGGCCAATGAAGCTCTG ATGCGGTCTGAGGAAACAGCTGACCTGTTGGCTGAAAAGGCTCAGATCACAGAAGAGGAGGCCAAGCTTCTGGCTCAAAAGGCTGCAGAGGCTGAGCAAGAGATGCAGCGAATCAAGGCCACAGCCATTcggacagaggaggagaagcgCTTGATGGAGCAGAAGGTGCTGGAGGCTGAAGTGCTGGCGTTGAAGATGGCTGAGGAGTCAGAGAGGAG ggCCAAGGAGGCTGATCAGTTAAAGCAAGACTTGCAGGAAGCCCGAGAAGCAGAGCGAAGAGCCAAGCAGAAGCTCTTAGAAATCGCCACCAAGCCCACATATCCA CCCATGAACCCAATCCCAGCACCACTGCCTCCTGACATACCGAGCTTCGACATTATTGGTGACAGCTTGTCATTCGACTTCAAGGACACGGACATGAAGCGACTTTCCatggagatagagaaagagaa AGTGGAGTACATGGAGAAGAGCAAGCATCTGCAAGAACAACTCAATGAACTCAAGACAGAAATTGAGGCCTTGAAACtcaaagagagggagacagcCTTGGACATCCTACACAGCGAGCACTCGGACAGAGGCGGCACCAGCAGCAAGCATAACACCATTAAAAAG CCTCAAGCCCAAGGCAGAAGACCTATCTGCATTTGA
- the Nf2 gene encoding merlin isoform X2 — protein sequence MAGAIASRMSFSSLKRKQPKTFTVRIVTMDAEMEFNCEMKWKGKDLFDLVCRTLGLRETWFFGLQYTIKDTVAWLKMDKKVKKQILDEKVYCPPEASVLLASYAVQAKYGDYDPSVHKRGFLAQEELLPKRVINLYQMTPEMWEERITAWYAEHRGRARDEAEMEYLKIAQDLEMYGVNYFTIRNKKGTELLLGVDALGLHIYDPENRLTPKISFPWNEIRNISYSDKEFTIKPLDKKIDVFKFNSSKLRVNKLILQLCIGNHDLFMRRRKADSLEVQQMKAQAREEKARKQMERQRLAREKQMREEAERTRDELERRLLQMKEEATMANEALMRSEETADLLAEKAQITEEEAKLLAQKAAEAEQEMQRIKATAIRTEEEKRLMEQKVLEAEVLALKMAEESERRAKEADQLKQDLQEAREAERRAKQKLLEIATKPTYPPMNPIPAPLPPDIPSFDIIGDSLSFDFKDTDMKRLSMEIEKEKVEYMEKSKHLQEQLNELKTEIEALKLKERETALDILHSEHSDRGGTSSKHNTIKKPQAQGRRPICI from the exons ATGAAGTGGAAAGGGAAGGACCTGTTTGATTTGGTGTGCCGGACGCTGGGGCTTCGGGAGACCTGGTTCTTTGGACTGCAGTATACAATCAAGGACACGGTGGCCTGGCTCAAAATGGACAAGAAG GTGAAGAAGCAGATTTTGGATGAAAAGGTCTATTGCCCTCCCGAGGCGTCCGTGCTCTTGGCGTCATATGCTGTCCAGGCCAAG tATGGCGACTATGACCCCTCTGTGCACAAGCGAGGATTTTTAGCCCAAGAGGAATTGCTTCCGAAAAGG GTGATAAATCTCTATCAGATGACTCCGGAAATGTGGGAGGAGAGAATTACTGCTTGGTATGCGGAGCACCGGGGCAGAGCCAG GGATGAAGCTGAAATGGAGTATTTGAAGATAGCTCAGGACCTGGAGATGTATGGCGTGAACTACTTTACAATCCGG AATAAAAAGGGCACAGAGTTGCTGCTTGGAGTGGATGCTCTGGGCCTTCACATCTACGACCCTGAGAACAGGCTGACCCCCAAGATCTCCTTCCCGTGGAATGAAATCCGAAACATCTCCTACAGCGACAAGGAG tttactATTAAACCACTGGATAAGAAAATTGATGTCTTTAAATTTAACTCCTCAAAGCTTCGTGTTAATAAGCTG ATTCTTCAGCTGTGTATTGGGAACCATGACCTATTTATGAGGAGAAGGAAAGCTGACTCTTTAGAAGTTCAGCAGATGAAAGCCCAGGCCAGGGAAGAGAAGGCGAGAAAACAG ATGGAGCGGCAGCGGCTGGCTCGAGAGAAGCAGATGCGGGAGGAGGCCGAGCGCACGAGAGATGAGTTAGAGAGGAGGCTCCTGCAGATGAAAGAGGAAGCAACGATGGCCAATGAAGCTCTG ATGCGGTCTGAGGAAACAGCTGACCTGTTGGCTGAAAAGGCTCAGATCACAGAAGAGGAGGCCAAGCTTCTGGCTCAAAAGGCTGCAGAGGCTGAGCAAGAGATGCAGCGAATCAAGGCCACAGCCATTcggacagaggaggagaagcgCTTGATGGAGCAGAAGGTGCTGGAGGCTGAAGTGCTGGCGTTGAAGATGGCTGAGGAGTCAGAGAGGAG ggCCAAGGAGGCTGATCAGTTAAAGCAAGACTTGCAGGAAGCCCGAGAAGCAGAGCGAAGAGCCAAGCAGAAGCTCTTAGAAATCGCCACCAAGCCCACATATCCA CCCATGAACCCAATCCCAGCACCACTGCCTCCTGACATACCGAGCTTCGACATTATTGGTGACAGCTTGTCATTCGACTTCAAGGACACGGACATGAAGCGACTTTCCatggagatagagaaagagaa AGTGGAGTACATGGAGAAGAGCAAGCATCTGCAAGAACAACTCAATGAACTCAAGACAGAAATTGAGGCCTTGAAACtcaaagagagggagacagcCTTGGACATCCTACACAGCGAGCACTCGGACAGAGGCGGCACCAGCAGCAAGCATAACACCATTAAAAAG CCTCAAGCCCAAGGCAGAAGACCTATCTGCATTTGA